The Aeromicrobium yanjiei genome includes a region encoding these proteins:
- a CDS encoding tetratricopeptide repeat-containing protein, with product MESLKPRVVVGALASGSDIIIAEAAMMEGVRVDASLPFSVDQFRTTSVATRGHRWSARYDALVTKLGADLRTGDESADDEAVYARHNETLIRRAFELAEQGERVWVLSVRQAPDPENPTVTDDLVNRALLRGCLSLDLDPLAARKRAFIAMPYGHKFDPATKTTYDCDETFNKVYRPVLEDSDLDWTRADLQTDSGLIHVGMIDDLANSDVVIADLATANFNVAYELGLRHVFARQSTVLVNPVHVDSLAGYPPFDVGGIRAVTFKRGNQLSDDEAEQGIAKLRAVLGQVIRNASADSPVHEWFDIDRLTPPILQRTNIPAVLSHELEIRNKVKQALRSSSATNMLAAVRLVEQSDALSDDARAGLRLELGSGLMNESDYVSAAAVLDAAQPSDDSPTHKRWLQKTAMAKRRVGESAEDTSERDRQWSEAEHLLSRGLELGYGDAETYGIYGGLIKRRLTHTRATLSEVAATALFDSMREQYRRGFETDPSYYLGLNYVMSLRLALQHSDDKNPADQSALTEALVVTKFLTRLARDEDPTDFWVAATEAELALHEALLGGADLSAVVAAYARAALLGRPDHIRSANDQLQFLREWGDPPETISRVAAALETHQT from the coding sequence ATGGAGTCACTGAAACCGCGTGTAGTTGTCGGCGCCCTAGCGTCCGGAAGCGACATCATCATTGCCGAGGCGGCAATGATGGAAGGCGTCAGGGTCGATGCTTCGCTACCGTTCTCGGTCGATCAATTCCGAACGACCAGTGTCGCAACACGCGGTCACCGCTGGTCAGCAAGGTACGACGCCCTTGTGACAAAACTTGGTGCGGACCTTCGCACGGGTGACGAGTCCGCCGACGACGAGGCTGTGTACGCGAGACACAACGAAACACTGATTCGCAGAGCTTTCGAACTCGCAGAGCAGGGCGAACGAGTGTGGGTACTGAGCGTCAGGCAAGCGCCCGATCCGGAAAACCCGACTGTCACAGACGATTTGGTCAATCGTGCTCTCCTTCGCGGATGCCTGTCGCTAGATCTCGACCCTCTAGCCGCGCGCAAGCGGGCGTTCATTGCGATGCCCTACGGACACAAGTTCGACCCTGCGACGAAAACGACCTACGACTGCGACGAAACGTTCAACAAGGTTTACCGCCCTGTCCTCGAAGATTCAGACCTGGACTGGACGCGAGCGGATCTCCAAACGGACAGCGGCTTGATCCACGTTGGGATGATCGACGACCTCGCCAATAGCGATGTTGTAATTGCCGATCTTGCTACGGCGAACTTCAACGTCGCGTACGAACTCGGCCTTCGGCACGTGTTCGCGCGTCAGTCAACGGTCTTGGTTAACCCCGTCCACGTCGACAGTCTGGCTGGCTATCCTCCATTCGACGTTGGCGGAATTCGTGCGGTGACCTTCAAGAGAGGCAACCAACTCAGTGATGACGAAGCCGAGCAGGGCATTGCAAAACTCAGGGCGGTTCTTGGGCAAGTTATACGTAACGCTTCAGCCGACAGCCCAGTACACGAGTGGTTTGACATCGATCGGCTAACGCCGCCGATCCTGCAGCGCACGAATATCCCAGCTGTCCTTTCGCACGAGCTCGAGATCCGTAACAAGGTCAAGCAGGCACTTCGGTCATCTAGCGCAACTAATATGCTCGCCGCGGTTCGTTTAGTCGAGCAAAGCGATGCACTATCGGACGACGCTCGCGCGGGACTTCGACTCGAGCTCGGCTCAGGTCTAATGAACGAGTCCGATTACGTAAGTGCCGCCGCTGTCCTGGACGCGGCCCAGCCCTCCGATGACTCGCCCACGCATAAGCGTTGGCTGCAGAAGACTGCGATGGCAAAACGGCGAGTTGGCGAGTCGGCAGAGGACACTTCGGAGAGGGATAGGCAGTGGAGTGAGGCAGAGCATCTGCTCAGCCGAGGCCTTGAACTTGGCTATGGGGATGCGGAGACGTATGGAATCTACGGTGGCCTCATCAAACGCAGGCTGACGCATACTCGAGCGACGCTGTCCGAAGTAGCGGCAACCGCACTATTCGACTCGATGCGTGAGCAGTACCGGCGAGGCTTTGAGACGGACCCTAGCTACTATTTGGGTCTCAACTACGTGATGTCTTTGCGCCTGGCTCTCCAGCATTCAGATGATAAGAATCCGGCCGACCAGTCCGCCCTCACTGAGGCACTCGTGGTCACGAAGTTCCTGACGAGACTCGCGAGGGACGAAGACCCGACAGACTTTTGGGTCGCCGCCACCGAAGCAGAACTTGCTCTTCACGAAGCCCTGCTTGGGGGCGCGGACCTTTCGGCTGTTGTGGCTGCCTACGCGCGTGCTGCATTGTTGGGGCGGCCTGACCACATTCGCTCAGCGAACGACCAACTGCAGTTTCTCCGAGAATGGGGCGACCCGCCAGAGACAATCTCGCGAGTCGCCGCCGCCCTCGAGACACACCAGACTTAG
- a CDS encoding DUF4231 domain-containing protein: protein MKLRRRAIVEPRPTGLALLDGDLPGFFQDADRAAKSGQRRYLVLSATRFVALVAATAAGTLTFTAFDRQPMPTIAAVAVGVAFVTEVVLWVSQPERDWYAGRALAESTKTLAWRYASCGNPFPAELLSDESQKLLFERVADVTSKGKDRITLSSSLPLVTPEMAALRSAGHTDRRRVYVRDRTVDQMVWYATNAKRNKTRATFCRVLLVLGEAGALIAAILRASGEYDVDVAGIVAGAAAAVAAWFALKQYSQLASAYSMASTELALQRALLASTIEDHWAEAVAGAEEAISREHIMWLASRGPDT from the coding sequence ATGAAGCTACGTCGCCGCGCGATAGTGGAACCGCGACCAACTGGCCTCGCGCTTCTTGATGGAGACCTGCCGGGTTTTTTTCAGGATGCAGACCGGGCCGCCAAATCCGGGCAACGTCGCTACCTAGTGCTGAGCGCAACTCGCTTTGTAGCACTTGTTGCGGCGACGGCTGCTGGCACGTTGACATTCACCGCGTTCGATCGGCAGCCGATGCCGACCATCGCGGCAGTGGCGGTAGGGGTCGCGTTCGTTACGGAGGTGGTCCTTTGGGTGTCTCAGCCCGAACGCGACTGGTACGCCGGCCGCGCTTTGGCTGAATCGACCAAGACTCTCGCCTGGCGATACGCATCGTGCGGAAACCCTTTCCCGGCTGAACTGTTGAGCGACGAATCTCAGAAGTTGCTTTTTGAACGGGTCGCAGATGTCACCTCGAAGGGGAAAGACCGGATCACGCTGTCGAGCAGCCTTCCCCTAGTGACACCTGAGATGGCAGCGCTTCGCTCGGCGGGCCATACAGATCGGCGCCGCGTCTATGTACGGGACCGCACGGTGGATCAGATGGTTTGGTACGCCACGAATGCAAAAAGAAACAAGACGAGAGCCACCTTCTGCCGCGTGCTTCTCGTTCTCGGTGAGGCTGGCGCACTCATCGCAGCGATTCTCCGGGCTAGCGGTGAGTACGACGTGGACGTAGCAGGAATCGTCGCAGGAGCAGCCGCTGCCGTTGCCGCCTGGTTCGCGCTCAAGCAGTATTCACAACTCGCGTCTGCATACTCAATGGCGTCCACCGAGCTTGCTCTTCAGCGAGCTTTGCTGGCGAGCACCATAGAGGATCATTGGGCCGAAGCTGTCGCTGGCGCCGAAGAGGCCATCAGCCGCGAGCACATAATGTGGCTCGCATCGAGAGGACCCGACACATGA
- a CDS encoding TIR domain-containing protein has protein sequence MTRRVFISFQHSDLMKAKGLELMTHNKNVNVDFTGRHLLTPVKSEDSNYIGLKIREQIKGSSATIVLIGSKTADSDWVDREIEWTRDAGHGLIGIRIDPQAPIPDSMKEAGAEILEWNTPEDVQQFDSAIERAIGATSRAKNMPLNSTSTCGR, from the coding sequence GTGACCCGAAGAGTCTTTATCAGTTTTCAGCACTCGGACCTGATGAAGGCGAAGGGCTTGGAGCTCATGACGCATAACAAGAATGTCAATGTCGACTTCACCGGGCGACACCTCCTGACGCCGGTCAAGAGCGAGGACTCCAACTACATTGGACTCAAGATCCGCGAACAAATCAAAGGGTCATCGGCAACCATCGTTCTGATCGGGAGCAAGACCGCCGATAGCGACTGGGTCGACCGAGAGATCGAATGGACTAGAGATGCTGGACATGGGCTTATCGGGATCCGGATCGATCCTCAGGCGCCGATCCCGGACAGCATGAAGGAGGCCGGGGCCGAGATTCTCGAGTGGAACACCCCCGAGGATGTCCAGCAGTTCGATTCAGCCATTGAGCGAGCGATCGGCGCAACCAGCAGAGCGAAGAACATGCCTCTCAACAGCACGTCTACGTGCGGTAGGTGA
- a CDS encoding nucleoside triphosphate pyrophosphohydrolase family protein, with amino-acid sequence MNFDEYQLAAQGTDQRGGNDIQDVTVHLLGLAGEAGSVASVYKKRLRDGTAFETWNAQAAEELGDLLWYLATVASKLDLSLQDIATANLEKTRHRWLTTSGDPIDGSFPPHERLPRSGTYEFVPDESPEGTDTVSVYFEGRQLGSTLTDASPRQDGYRFHDVFHLAYASVLGWSPVTRQLMSRKRKSDVVIDESEDGGRAIVVEEAIAALAFAYGAQHKHLDGISRLDQHLLNTILLLTDPFEASVRSAADWERAILRGHEMFRLLLKGNGGRVHFDANLQSLRFEPRNGGEPG; translated from the coding sequence ATGAATTTCGACGAGTACCAGCTCGCTGCGCAGGGGACTGATCAACGCGGCGGCAACGACATCCAGGACGTCACCGTGCACCTGCTTGGCCTTGCCGGGGAAGCTGGCTCTGTTGCGTCGGTCTACAAAAAGCGCCTCCGGGATGGAACCGCCTTCGAAACCTGGAACGCACAGGCAGCAGAAGAGCTCGGCGATCTACTTTGGTACCTCGCCACGGTCGCCTCCAAACTCGATCTCAGCTTGCAAGACATCGCCACGGCAAATCTCGAGAAGACCAGGCACCGATGGCTTACCACCTCGGGAGACCCCATTGACGGTTCGTTTCCGCCTCACGAGCGCCTGCCGCGCTCAGGTACCTATGAGTTCGTGCCAGACGAATCACCCGAGGGGACGGACACAGTCTCCGTGTATTTTGAGGGCCGCCAGCTCGGCAGCACTCTCACGGACGCCTCTCCTCGACAGGACGGATACCGGTTCCACGACGTGTTTCACCTGGCGTACGCGTCGGTCCTCGGGTGGTCACCAGTCACACGTCAACTCATGTCACGCAAGAGAAAGTCTGACGTTGTGATCGACGAGTCAGAAGACGGTGGAAGAGCCATCGTGGTTGAGGAGGCAATCGCCGCTCTGGCGTTTGCGTACGGTGCCCAACACAAGCATCTCGATGGAATCTCACGCCTGGACCAGCATCTGCTCAACACCATCCTTCTCCTTACAGATCCCTTCGAAGCTAGCGTGCGATCCGCGGCGGATTGGGAACGTGCAATTCTTCGAGGCCATGAAATGTTCCGACTACTGCTCAAAGGGAACGGGGGTCGCGTCCATTTCGACGCGAACCTGCAGAGCCTCCGCTTTGAGCCGCGAAATGGTGGGGAACCGGGATGA
- a CDS encoding nucleotide kinase domain-containing protein, with product MSAKNSFAVDEVTRPPRPPAESGFRRPAADEAIRPDPITILGRQVVPTEVFDTYWRFAARRQLTYEAKVLGKNEPWSDDPIIQKFRFTNCYRVADRVSQYLVKEVAYRGQQDPLEVAFRVLLFKIFNRVSTWELLTSELGTPAWETFDFEAYNRVLSSAFARSTRLYSAAYVMPNPALGESRKHSNHLRLLEYAFSAGVIDDALRAGSMKETYAVLRGLPSFGAFLAYQFTIDLNYSTALNFSEMDFVVPGPGALDGIRKCFGPDSAGIEVEIIQHMAETQDLHFERLGLSFNGLYGRRLQLVDCQNLFCEVDKYARVAHPTIPGISGRSRIKQRYSPSADSQHKPFFPPKWGIAIP from the coding sequence GTGTCTGCGAAAAACTCATTCGCGGTTGATGAGGTCACACGGCCCCCGCGCCCTCCGGCAGAGAGCGGCTTCAGGCGGCCTGCGGCTGACGAGGCGATTCGCCCTGACCCGATCACCATTCTCGGCAGACAGGTCGTGCCGACTGAAGTTTTCGATACTTACTGGCGCTTTGCTGCTCGCCGGCAACTGACCTACGAAGCTAAGGTGCTTGGTAAGAACGAACCTTGGTCTGACGACCCCATCATTCAGAAGTTCAGGTTTACGAATTGCTATCGCGTGGCCGACCGCGTCAGCCAGTACCTCGTGAAGGAAGTCGCGTATAGAGGCCAGCAAGATCCGCTCGAGGTCGCCTTCCGAGTGCTCTTGTTCAAAATCTTCAATCGGGTTTCGACCTGGGAACTGCTTACCTCTGAGTTGGGAACTCCAGCCTGGGAAACCTTCGATTTCGAGGCGTACAACAGGGTCCTCAGCTCCGCATTTGCGCGGTCCACTCGGCTCTACTCAGCCGCTTACGTGATGCCGAATCCCGCACTCGGCGAGAGTCGCAAACACTCAAACCACCTTCGGCTCCTTGAGTATGCGTTCAGCGCCGGAGTCATAGACGATGCACTCAGGGCAGGGTCTATGAAGGAGACCTACGCAGTCCTACGGGGTTTGCCGAGTTTCGGAGCGTTCCTCGCTTACCAGTTCACAATCGACTTGAACTATTCGACGGCACTGAACTTCAGCGAAATGGACTTCGTAGTTCCCGGCCCAGGGGCGCTCGACGGGATCCGAAAGTGCTTCGGCCCCGACTCGGCCGGCATCGAAGTCGAAATCATCCAGCACATGGCTGAGACTCAGGATCTCCATTTCGAAAGGCTCGGGCTTTCGTTCAACGGCCTCTATGGTCGTCGACTCCAACTCGTCGATTGCCAGAATTTGTTCTGCGAGGTAGACAAATACGCCAGAGTGGCACACCCGACGATCCCGGGCATCAGTGGCCGATCGCGTATCAAACAGCGCTACTCGCCTTCCGCAGACTCGCAGCACAAACCGTTCTTTCCTCCGAAATGGGGCATCGCGATCCCTTGA
- a CDS encoding inositol monophosphatase family protein, producing the protein MDDLELATALVTEAGALAALMRADGLSAEQKTSVSDVVTAADRAAEDLVTSTLERLCPADGLLGEEGAQHDGTSGRRWVIDPVDGTYNFFSGLAYWCSALALEDADGTVLGAVHQPVTGETWLGGRDHPTTLDGVPVAPLADRPLSDCSLATYVHPSTLADPDVREVWLALVQASATPRVLGSGSCDLAGVAGGRVGVWAQHSCPDWDWLPGQALVRAAGGRAEVVEHRGHRWHVAGNQQAVAELLDLLHGA; encoded by the coding sequence GTGGACGATCTCGAGCTCGCGACCGCTCTCGTGACCGAGGCCGGCGCACTGGCCGCCCTCATGCGCGCCGACGGCCTCTCCGCGGAGCAGAAGACCTCGGTGAGCGACGTCGTGACCGCGGCCGACCGCGCCGCGGAGGACCTGGTCACCTCGACCCTGGAGCGTCTGTGCCCCGCCGACGGGCTGCTCGGCGAGGAGGGTGCCCAGCACGACGGGACGTCCGGGCGCCGCTGGGTCATCGACCCGGTCGACGGCACCTACAACTTCTTCTCGGGGCTGGCCTACTGGTGCAGCGCCCTCGCTCTCGAGGACGCCGACGGCACGGTGCTGGGCGCGGTGCACCAGCCCGTCACCGGCGAGACCTGGCTCGGCGGACGCGACCACCCGACGACCCTCGACGGCGTGCCCGTCGCGCCGCTGGCCGACCGCCCGCTGTCCGACTGCAGCCTCGCGACGTACGTGCACCCGTCGACACTGGCCGATCCCGACGTCCGCGAGGTGTGGCTCGCACTGGTGCAGGCCTCCGCGACACCCCGCGTGCTCGGCTCCGGCTCATGCGATCTCGCGGGCGTCGCGGGCGGCCGCGTCGGCGTCTGGGCCCAGCACTCGTGCCCCGACTGGGACTGGCTCCCCGGGCAGGCGCTCGTCCGCGCCGCCGGCGGTCGCGCCGAGGTCGTCGAGCACCGCGGCCACCGCTGGCACGTCGCCGGCAACCAGCAGGCGGTTGCGGAACTGCTCGATCTGCTGCACGGGGCCTGA
- a CDS encoding COX15/CtaA family protein translates to MAPTLGLRDPDRTIVERWAWATVVANSIIILTGGLVRLTGSGLGCPTWPKCTDESFVPHRELGMHGLIEFGNRLLTYVLIAVVVATFVAVWRWSGTNRRMRQLAALIALGVPFQGVIGGITVLTDLNPWIVSLHLLLSMVLVSASILLLFRVRGEGRVGTRRPIIVLTYVVSWVVVYLGTVVTGSGPHAGDDESPRNLLDPRLMSHVHAWSVYLLVALTLLVIWKESGRVRTAAIVLLGVELAQGLIGFVQYFNDLPITLVAAHLIGAAVLMAAATALLLTPDHAPRRIAEPSRDTSRV, encoded by the coding sequence ATGGCACCGACTCTGGGTCTGCGCGACCCTGACCGCACGATCGTCGAGCGATGGGCGTGGGCCACTGTGGTGGCCAACAGCATCATCATCTTGACCGGTGGCCTGGTCCGACTGACCGGTTCGGGCCTCGGCTGCCCGACGTGGCCCAAGTGCACCGACGAGTCCTTCGTTCCCCACCGTGAGCTCGGCATGCACGGCCTCATCGAGTTCGGCAACCGCCTGCTCACGTACGTCCTCATCGCCGTCGTGGTCGCCACGTTCGTGGCGGTGTGGCGCTGGTCCGGCACGAACCGTCGCATGCGCCAGCTCGCGGCGCTCATCGCCCTCGGCGTGCCCTTCCAGGGCGTCATCGGCGGCATCACGGTGCTGACCGACCTCAACCCGTGGATCGTGTCGCTGCACCTGCTGCTCTCGATGGTGCTCGTCTCCGCCTCGATCCTGCTGCTCTTCCGGGTCCGCGGCGAGGGCCGCGTGGGCACCCGTCGCCCGATCATCGTGCTGACGTACGTCGTCTCGTGGGTCGTGGTCTATCTCGGCACGGTCGTCACGGGCAGCGGTCCGCACGCGGGCGACGACGAGTCCCCGCGCAACCTGCTCGATCCGCGCCTCATGAGCCACGTCCACGCCTGGAGCGTGTACCTCCTGGTCGCCCTGACGCTCCTGGTGATCTGGAAGGAGTCCGGGCGGGTACGCACGGCGGCCATCGTGCTGCTGGGCGTCGAGCTGGCCCAGGGCCTCATCGGCTTCGTGCAGTACTTCAACGACCTGCCCATCACGCTCGTCGCAGCCCACCTGATCGGCGCCGCGGTGCTCATGGCGGCGGCGACAGCCCTGTTGCTGACCCCCGACCACGCACCCCGGCGCATCGCCGAGCCGAGCCGCGACACATCGCGGGTCTGA
- a CDS encoding ABC transporter permease produces the protein MSSPSTLDLSPRPGAAPRAAMLRAQTMMELRLQGRNAEQVLLTMVIPLVLLVLGAKASGVVDLGPGRTIDIITPGILALAVLSTSFTSLAIATGFERRYGIIKRLGASPLPRWGLLFGKIGAVVIVEVVQLSVLSGVGFALGWEPHGGVKALVEMVGLIVLGTAAFGSLGLLIAGTLRAEATLAVANLVYVLLLVGGGLIVPLSRYPEPARHVLELLPSGALGQGLRDTFAGDGPTAFSVVVLLIWTVCASLMVSRTFKWE, from the coding sequence ATGAGCAGCCCGTCCACGCTCGACCTCAGCCCCCGCCCCGGCGCGGCTCCCCGCGCCGCGATGCTGCGGGCGCAGACGATGATGGAGCTGCGCCTGCAGGGACGCAACGCCGAGCAGGTGCTGCTGACCATGGTCATCCCCCTCGTGCTGCTCGTGCTGGGCGCGAAGGCCAGCGGCGTCGTCGATCTCGGCCCCGGCCGGACGATCGACATCATCACGCCGGGCATCCTCGCGCTCGCCGTCCTGTCGACCTCGTTCACGTCGCTTGCGATCGCGACTGGCTTCGAGCGCCGCTACGGCATCATCAAGCGGCTCGGCGCCTCTCCCCTGCCCCGGTGGGGGCTGCTGTTCGGCAAGATCGGCGCCGTCGTGATCGTCGAGGTCGTCCAGCTGTCGGTGCTGTCCGGCGTGGGCTTCGCGCTGGGCTGGGAGCCGCACGGCGGGGTCAAGGCCCTGGTCGAGATGGTGGGCCTGATCGTGCTGGGCACCGCAGCGTTCGGCTCGCTCGGCCTGCTCATCGCGGGCACGCTGCGGGCAGAGGCGACCCTCGCGGTCGCCAACCTCGTGTACGTCCTGCTGCTCGTGGGCGGCGGGCTGATCGTGCCGCTGAGCCGCTATCCCGAGCCGGCCCGGCACGTGCTGGAGCTGCTGCCGTCCGGCGCGCTCGGCCAGGGACTGCGCGACACCTTCGCCGGCGACGGCCCGACCGCTTTCTCGGTGGTCGTACTTTTGATCTGGACCGTGTGCGCAAGCCTCATGGTCTCGAGAACGTTCAAGTGGGAGTGA
- a CDS encoding ABC transporter ATP-binding protein, which translates to MSESASETPAVEVVDLVMRYGSVTAVNGLSLTVAPGTVTAILGPNGAGKTTTIETCEGFRSPHSGTVRVLGLDPVAQAHLLRPRVGVMLQSGGAWSGARSHEMLRHMASLHAHPLDVDLLIERLGMGSYGTTPYRRLSGGQQQRLSLAMAIVGRPELLFLDEPTAGLDPAARRSTWELISELRSSGVTTVLTTHFMDEAEALSDLIHIVDAGQVIASGTPAALAASGAKNTVRFTARPGLDLESLMLALPHDTKVDEISAGSYVIVGEVDPALLATLTAWCASHGILTQSLLVERQTLEDRFLELTGKALR; encoded by the coding sequence GTGTCAGAGTCGGCTAGTGAGACCCCCGCCGTCGAAGTCGTCGACCTCGTGATGCGCTACGGATCGGTCACCGCGGTCAACGGCCTCAGCCTCACGGTCGCGCCCGGCACGGTCACCGCGATCCTCGGCCCCAACGGTGCCGGCAAGACCACCACGATCGAGACGTGCGAGGGATTCCGGTCCCCCCACAGCGGCACGGTTCGTGTCCTCGGCCTCGACCCGGTCGCCCAGGCGCACCTCCTGCGCCCCCGGGTCGGCGTGATGCTGCAGTCCGGTGGCGCGTGGTCCGGCGCCCGGTCGCACGAGATGCTGCGCCACATGGCGTCGCTGCACGCGCACCCGCTCGACGTCGACCTCCTGATCGAACGCCTCGGCATGGGCTCGTACGGCACGACGCCCTACCGCCGGCTCTCCGGCGGTCAGCAGCAGCGCCTCAGCCTGGCCATGGCGATCGTCGGTCGTCCCGAGCTGTTGTTCCTGGACGAGCCGACCGCCGGGCTCGACCCCGCCGCCCGTCGCTCGACGTGGGAGCTCATCTCCGAGCTGCGCTCGAGCGGCGTCACGACCGTCCTGACGACCCACTTCATGGACGAGGCCGAGGCGCTGTCCGATCTCATCCACATCGTCGACGCGGGACAGGTCATCGCGTCGGGCACCCCCGCTGCGCTGGCCGCCTCGGGTGCCAAGAACACCGTGCGCTTCACCGCGCGGCCCGGTCTCGACCTCGAGAGCCTCATGCTCGCCCTCCCCCACGACACCAAGGTCGACGAGATCTCGGCCGGTTCGTACGTCATCGTGGGCGAGGTCGACCCCGCCCTCCTCGCGACCCTCACGGCCTGGTGCGCGTCCCACGGGATCCTCACCCAGTCACTGCTCGTCGAGCGCCAGACCCTCGAGGACAGATTCCTCGAGCTCACCGGGAAGGCCCTGCGATGA
- a CDS encoding ATP-dependent DNA ligase has translation MDLPVMPPVRPMLAKSVKGVPAADSVDGGLSYEPKWDGFRCLVFRDGDEVALASRSTKELTRYFPDVVEAILRETPDRCVLDGEIFLAIDGRLDFDALSQRIHPAASRVEMLAKETPASFVAFDLLALGDESLMDAPFSERRARLEEALDPASAPVHVTRTTTDAAVAQEWFGIFEGAGLDGVVAKPLAKAYAPNGRQMLKIKHARTADVVVAGYRLHKTSTAERPLLGSMLLGLYAADGQLQHVGVAASFTEARRAELVEELAPLVVDSADHPWGAWQDPDAQASSRLPGGQSRWSGTKDLSFVTLRPDLVAEVGYEHMEGDRFRHTAQFKRWRPDREPTSCTYDQLEEVAKYDLGDILT, from the coding sequence ATGGATCTCCCCGTCATGCCGCCGGTCCGTCCGATGCTGGCCAAGTCGGTCAAGGGCGTACCGGCCGCGGACTCGGTCGACGGCGGTCTGTCGTACGAGCCCAAGTGGGACGGGTTCCGCTGCCTGGTCTTCCGCGACGGGGACGAGGTGGCACTGGCGAGCCGCTCGACCAAGGAGCTGACCCGCTACTTCCCCGACGTCGTCGAGGCGATCCTGCGCGAGACGCCCGATCGTTGCGTGCTCGACGGCGAGATCTTCCTGGCGATCGACGGCCGGCTGGACTTCGACGCGCTGTCCCAGCGGATCCACCCGGCGGCGTCCCGGGTCGAGATGCTCGCGAAGGAGACGCCGGCTTCGTTCGTCGCGTTCGACCTGCTGGCGCTCGGGGACGAGTCGTTGATGGACGCGCCGTTCTCGGAGCGGCGGGCGCGGCTCGAGGAGGCGCTCGATCCGGCGTCCGCGCCGGTCCACGTGACCCGGACGACGACGGATGCCGCGGTGGCGCAGGAGTGGTTCGGCATCTTCGAGGGCGCCGGTCTCGACGGCGTGGTGGCCAAGCCGCTCGCCAAGGCGTACGCGCCGAACGGCCGGCAGATGCTGAAGATCAAGCACGCCCGCACCGCCGACGTGGTGGTGGCGGGCTATCGCCTGCACAAGACGTCCACCGCCGAGCGGCCGCTGCTGGGATCGATGCTGCTCGGCCTCTACGCCGCCGACGGCCAGCTGCAGCACGTCGGCGTCGCGGCGTCGTTCACCGAGGCGCGGCGCGCCGAGCTCGTCGAGGAGCTCGCCCCGCTCGTGGTGGACAGCGCCGATCACCCGTGGGGTGCGTGGCAGGACCCGGACGCGCAGGCGTCCTCGCGGCTCCCGGGCGGGCAGAGCCGCTGGTCCGGCACCAAGGACCTGTCGTTCGTGACCCTGCGGCCCGACCTGGTCGCCGAGGTCGGCTACGAGCACATGGAGGGCGACCGCTTCCGCCA